From the genome of Methanoregula boonei 6A8:
TGGGTCTGCTGGTCGGTGATATAGATGATCCAGATCCCTGGGGGAATGACGGTTATTTCCCCGGTTCCTTTCCCTGATATCACAGCACTGAAATTATCCGTGTCCCAGAACTGCGATCCATCGTAATAAATGATCACAGTCCCCCCATCAGCCCATGGCTTTCCGGTCATGACCGGGGAAGGTGCGACGGGAATCTTTTCACCATCGGGAGACTCAAGGGTAACAAAGACCCCGGGTGATGATGCAGGACCGGATGCGTTGGCCAGAGCAACCGGATCGCCCTGCAAATGGTACAGGATGATCACACTTTTGTCGGGAACCGGTGTTGAAACTTTTGCCTGGACGGCAAATACCGGGGGCTTCTGGAGAAAGGTGGTGACAAATACCCCCGAAACGGCAATGATAAGGACAACCGAAATACCGATCAGAAGGATGAGCAGAAAAATCCCGTATGCTTCAGTCAGGGCGCGGTCACGGCACGGGAGGGGCAAAGGATCAGATCCGTAAACCATCCTTGGAAGATCCAGCTCAAAAAGGTTCTCATTGGAATGAGCAGGAGACCAGTAAAAAAAAAAAGATTATTCCGGAGATACAGGTGCGGGGGGTTCAGGGTCAGCCTCCACACCCGGTTCCGGGGTGACTATGGCAACGCCGATAACCTTGTCTTTCTCATCAAGACGCATGATCTTGACACCTTTGGCGCCACGGCCGGTGATCCGGATAGAGTTGACCGATGTCCGGATAACGACACCCGATGCGGTCATGACAAAGATCTCATCGGTATCCGCGACCGCACGCGAGTGTATCACGACATCCCGCTCGACCTGCATGTTCTTGACACCCATTGTTGCCCTGCCGTGACCGCGGAAGTCGTCGAACTCGGTCCTCTTGCCAAACCCGGCATCGGTGATGGACAGGAGGTGATCTTTCTCCACGAGCGTCAGTGCGACAATAGTATCGTTGCCCCGCAGCCGCATGCCGATAACACCGGAAGCACCGCGGCCCACGATCCTCACAGTGTCCTCGTGGAACCGGAGGCCGTACCCGAACCGGGTCGAAAGCACGACTTCTTTGGTGTTGTCGGTCGTGATCACATCGACCAGCTTGTCGTTTTCCCTGAGACGGATAGCGTTGGTCCCGGTTGAACGCGGGAACGAGAACTCATCCTGCGGGATCTTGATGACCTGCCCGAGCTGCGTTGCGAACAACAGGTAGCGGTCTTTCCGGAACTCCCGGATCGGGATGACCGTTGTAACGACCTCGTCTTTCAAGTTAAGGAGGTTAACGATCGGCTTGCCTTTTGCAATGCGGGAGCTTTCGGGGATCTGGTAGACCTTGAGCCAGTAGACCCGGCCGATGTTCGTGAAACAGAGAAGGTAATCCTTCATCCCCGCCGCAAAGACAGAGCTCACGACATCGTCCTCTTTTGTGGTCATCCCGGTGATGCCATGGCCTCCCCTGCGCTGCTTGCGGTAGGTGTCAAGGTCCATGCGCTTGATGTAGTTGGCAGTGGTGATCGAGACAAGAACCGTCTTGTCTTCGATTAAGTCCTCAGTGGAAAGATCGCTTGCGTCAAGGGTAATCTCCGTTCTCCTCGCATCGCCGAATTTGAGTGCAATCTCGGAAGTCTCGCGCCGGATTTCATCTTTGATGTTTTCTTCGCTTGCGAGGATCGTTTCGAGCTTGAGGATCTCCGCCTCGAGGGTTGATTTTTCATCGACTATCTTCTGCTGTTCAAGCGCCGCGAGGCGGCGCAGCTGCATCTGGAGAATTGCGTTTGCCTGGAGTTCATCCAGTCCAAATCCGGAGATGAGCGCAATGCGTGCGTTGTCCACGGTATCAGAACCGCGGATCGCCGCGATGATCTTATCGATGCTCGCAAGCGCCGTGAGGAGACCATTTAAGATATGGACCCGCTCCTGGCACTTTTTAAGATCAAACTCCGACCTGCGCCGGATAACCTCGATGCGATGATGCACAAAGTTCCCGAGCAGGGCCGGTAGGTTGAGGAGCTTGGGGGTACCGTCCACAATCGCGAGGTTATACGCCGAGAAACCAGACTCAAGGGCGGTGAACCGGTACAGGTTGTTGAGGATGACCGCCGAGATCGTGCCCTTGCGGAGCTCGAAGACAACCCGGATCCCGTCCTTGTCGGACTCATCGCGGATATCGCTGATCCCGTCGAGTTTCTTATCCTTGACCATGTCGGCGATGGCCGTGATCCACTGGGCCTTGTTGACCTGGTACGGGAGCTCGGTGACGATAATCCGGTCGCCCCGGTTTCCACCCTCGGATTCCTCTATTTCAGCAACGCCGCGGACTACGATCCGGCCCTGGCCGGTGGCGTAGATATTCTTCACGCCGTCGACACCCATCAGGATGCCGCCGGTCGGGAAGTCCGGGCCCGGCATGATCTTCAGGAGTTCTTCGACCGGGACGGAGGGTTCATCGAGGAACCGGTTGACCGCTGCGCAGACCTCGCGGAGGTTGTGCGGCGGCATCTTCGTGGCCATCCCGACCGCAATCCCATCCGTCCCGTTGACGAGGAGGTTGGGGATCTTCGAGGGGAGTACCGTTGGCTCCTTCAACGACTCATCGTAGTTGGGAACGAATTCCACCGTCTCCTTATCGAGATCCTCAAGGAGCGCCTCGGCGTACGGGAAGAGCCTCACTTCGGTGTACCTGCTCGCTGCTGCGGCATCCCCATCCACTGAACCGAAGTTTCCCTGCCCCTGCACGAGCGGGTGCCGGTAGGAAAACGGCTGGGCCATCTTGACGATGGTGTCGTAGATGGATGCGTCACCGTGCGGGTGGTACTTACCCATCACGTCACCGACCACCCTCGCGCTCTTTTTCGTGGGCTTGTCGCTCGTGTTGCCCATGTCCCACATCGCGTAAAGCGATCGGCGGTGGACCGGTTTGAGGCCATCGCGGACATCAGGAATGGCACGCTGGATGATGACTGACATCGCGTAGTTGATGAACGATGTCTTCATCTCCTGCTCGATGCTGATCGGTTCCGTCTTATGGGTCTCGGGGGTGCCTGCAGGCGGGACTTCAGATGTCAAGGTTCGTCACCTCCTTTGCATGGCGCATGATGAAATTCTTTCGTATCTCCACATCCTTCCCCATCAGGGTCTTGAACATCTCGTCTGCCTCGTACGCGTCCTCGATCGAGACCTTGAGGAAAATCCGGTTCTCGGGGTCCATGGTCGTGTCCCAGAGCTGCTGGGCATTCATCTCACCAAGACCCTTGTACCGCTGGATGGAGACTCCCTTATCTCCCATGGCGGCTGAAACTTTTTGCATCTCAGCCTCTTTGTACACGTATTTTTCCTCCTTTCCTTTCGCAATCCTGAAAAGAGGCGGCTGGGCGATGTACACGTACCCGAGCTCGATAAGTTTCCTCATGTACCGGTAGAAAAACGTGAGGAGAAGAGTCCGGATATGCGCCCCGTCGACATCGGCATCGGTCATGATGACGATGCGGTGGTACCGGGCGCGTTCGGGATCGAATTTCTCGCCAATCCCGGTGCCGATAGCGTTAATCAGTGTCTGGATCTCGGCATTTTTCAGGATCTGGTGTTCGCCTGCTTTTTCTACGTTGAGGATCTTACCCCGGAGGGGAAGAATGGCCTGGAACTTGCGGTCGCGGCCCTGCTTGGCACTGCCGCCTGCAGAGTCGCCTTCCACGATATAGATCTCGCTTTTTGCCGGGTCGCGCTCGGAACAGTCCGAGAGCTTCCCGGGCAGGCCGGCAGATTCAAGCGAGCTCTTGCGCCGTGCAAGATCACGGGCATTCCTCGCTGCTTCACGGGCCTTTGCTGCTGATAGTGCCTTCTCGACGATGATCTTGAGCACGCCCGGATTTTCGTCGAAGTACTCGGTAAGTGCAGCATAAACGAGTGAATCGACAATACCTTTCACGCTGCTGTTCCCGAGGCGCATCTTGGTCTGGC
Proteins encoded in this window:
- the gyrA gene encoding DNA gyrase subunit A codes for the protein MTSEVPPAGTPETHKTEPISIEQEMKTSFINYAMSVIIQRAIPDVRDGLKPVHRRSLYAMWDMGNTSDKPTKKSARVVGDVMGKYHPHGDASIYDTIVKMAQPFSYRHPLVQGQGNFGSVDGDAAAASRYTEVRLFPYAEALLEDLDKETVEFVPNYDESLKEPTVLPSKIPNLLVNGTDGIAVGMATKMPPHNLREVCAAVNRFLDEPSVPVEELLKIMPGPDFPTGGILMGVDGVKNIYATGQGRIVVRGVAEIEESEGGNRGDRIIVTELPYQVNKAQWITAIADMVKDKKLDGISDIRDESDKDGIRVVFELRKGTISAVILNNLYRFTALESGFSAYNLAIVDGTPKLLNLPALLGNFVHHRIEVIRRRSEFDLKKCQERVHILNGLLTALASIDKIIAAIRGSDTVDNARIALISGFGLDELQANAILQMQLRRLAALEQQKIVDEKSTLEAEILKLETILASEENIKDEIRRETSEIALKFGDARRTEITLDASDLSTEDLIEDKTVLVSITTANYIKRMDLDTYRKQRRGGHGITGMTTKEDDVVSSVFAAGMKDYLLCFTNIGRVYWLKVYQIPESSRIAKGKPIVNLLNLKDEVVTTVIPIREFRKDRYLLFATQLGQVIKIPQDEFSFPRSTGTNAIRLRENDKLVDVITTDNTKEVVLSTRFGYGLRFHEDTVRIVGRGASGVIGMRLRGNDTIVALTLVEKDHLLSITDAGFGKRTEFDDFRGHGRATMGVKNMQVERDVVIHSRAVADTDEIFVMTASGVVIRTSVNSIRITGRGAKGVKIMRLDEKDKVIGVAIVTPEPGVEADPEPPAPVSPE